In Macadamia integrifolia cultivar HAES 741 chromosome 13, SCU_Mint_v3, whole genome shotgun sequence, one DNA window encodes the following:
- the LOC122060213 gene encoding protein CHUP1, chloroplastic-like, whose translation MVEGEVKRAMRPGTPEQHTPKHFSSSSSANAKAPTKHSSYLTFGLLSSRSRRPSPAKVQPRPHDLTDQLRNYVQDLLEDVSRLKTELLAQKLLKESAAIVPVLEREITSKDAELERSAKRIESLESDNEMLRGELENLREKMEAERKENEEKLKEMEVEIRELNRTIQERNRVAESKSLCSEAGETDELSLSQRFQGLIDASAKSNLLKSLKKGAKWTDIASNQEIQKNEVADPKREDAEKEPMQQSRCIAEEASYVPESTIYFMKPRAPRIPKPPPKPSKSSSLSFSSSESFSTSSSSSPCSSSVSSPVSSTITERESSTEKANPPVVPPPPPPSAKAAPPPPPLPPLRSKSSKSAATKVRRMPELVEFYNSMMRRDSRRDSGAGVSDVPAAVSARNMIGEIENRSAHLLAIKTDVETQGDFIRFLIKEVQNAAFTDIEDVVAFVKWLDDELSYLVDERAVLKHFDWPEQKADALREAAFGYSDLKKLEAEASSFRDNTRQPCGPALKKMQALLEKLEHGVYNLSRMREPATNRYKVFNIPSEWMLETGFVSQIKLASVKLAMKYMKRVSAELEAAGGGPEEEELMRQGVKFAFRVHQFAGGFDGDTMLAFKELKDKADKARSSYLLHTQKPLEQQQ comes from the exons ATGGTTGAAGGTGAGGTGAAACGGGCAATGCGGCCCGGAACGCCAGAACAACATACTCCTAAGCACTTCTCTTCTTCCAGCTCTGCAAATGCGAAAGCTCCCACAAAGCATTCCTCCTACCTTACATTTGGTCTCTTGTCGTCTCGTTCACGTCGGCCCTCCCCTGCCAAGGTTCAGCCTCGGCCGCACGACCTAACAGACCAGCTCCGCAACTATGTCCAAGATTTGCTTGAGGATGTGTCTCGGCTCAAGACGGAACTTCTCGCGCAAAAGCTTCTCAAGGAGTCTGCGGCCATCGTTCCGGTTCTGGAGAGGGAGATAACTTCCAAAGATGCAGAGCTTGAGCGGTCGGCGAAGAGGATCGAGAGCTTGGAATCTGACAACGAGATGTTGAGAGGGGAACTAGAAAATTTACGGGaaaagatggaggcagagaggaaagaaaacgAGGAGAAGCTCAAGGAGATGGAGGTGGAGATCAGAGAACTGAATAGAACGATTCAGGAGCGGAACCGAGTTGCAGAATCGAAGAGTTTATGCAGCGAAGCAGGGGAAACTGATGAGTTGTCTTTGTCTCAGAGATTTCAGGGGTTAATCGATGCGTCTGCTAAGTCGAATCTTCTAAAGAGCTTGAAGAAGGGGGCGAAATGGACTGACATTGCTTCGAACCAGGAGATTCAGAAAAATGAGGTTGCAGATCCGAAGAGAGAAGATGCAGAGAAGGAACCGATGCAGCAATCTCGCTGCATTGCGGAGGAAGCCTCCTACGTTCCTGAATCTACCATATACTTTATGAAGCCTCGAGCTCCAAGGATTCCAAAACCTCCCCCAAAACCTTCAAAGTCATCATCATTATCCTTTTCGTCTTCAGAGTCATTTTCAACGTCGTCGTCCTCCTCTCCCTGCTCTTCATCAGTATCATCACCAGTTTCCTCCACGATTACAGAGAGAGAATCTTCGACGGAGAAGGCAAATCCACCAGTggttccaccaccaccaccgccgtCCGCGAAAGCGGCGCCTCCGCCACCACCTCTACCACCATTGCGGTCCAAGTCTTCCAAGTCTGCGGCGACGAAGGTGAGACGAATGCCGGAGTTGGTCGAGTTTTATAACTCAATGATGCGCAGGGATTCAAGGAGGGACTCAGGTGCCGGAGTTTCGGACGTTCCGGCCGCCGTGAGTGCTCGCAATATGATCGGTGAGATAGAGAATCGATCTGCTCACTTGCTCGCT ATAAAGACAGACGTCGAAACTCAAGGAGATTTTATTCGATTTCTGATAAAGGAAGTCCAGAATGCTGCATTTACGGACATTGAAGATGTAGTGGCGTTCGTTAAGTGGCTTGATGACGAGCTTTCTTATCTG GTGGATGAAAGGGCTGTCCTCAAACACTTCGATTGGCCAGAGCAGAAGGCTGATGCATTGCGAGAAGCTGCGTTTGGCTACTCTGATCTTAAGAAGCTCGAGGCTGAAGCTTCATCTTTCCGAGATAACACTCGCCAACCTTGTGGTCCGGCCCTTAAGAAGATGCAGGCATTGCTTGAGAA ATTAGAGCATGGCGTGTACAATCTGTCTCGTATGAGAGAACCAGCAACGAATCGATACAAAGTATTCAATATCCCTTCAGAATGGATGCTAGAAACTGGATTTGTTAGCCAG ATCAAGTTGGCATCCGTGAAGCTTGCAATGAAGTACATGAAAAGAGTCTCAGCAGAGCTTGAAGCAGCTGGGGGAGGCCCAGAAGAGGAGGAACTAATGCGCCAAGGTGTAAAGTTTGCTTTCCGGGTTCATCAG TTTGCTGGAGGTTTCGATGGGGATACGATGTTGGCTTTTAAGGAACTGAAAGACAAAGCAGACAAAGCTAGATCATCCTATCTACTACATACCCAAAAGCCACTGGAGCAGCAGCAGTAG